A DNA window from Zingiber officinale cultivar Zhangliang chromosome 3A, Zo_v1.1, whole genome shotgun sequence contains the following coding sequences:
- the LOC122054040 gene encoding outer envelope membrane protein 7-like, which translates to MAAITTAVVAIAAVILGWITIEIACKPCLEQGRNAIDRALDPNYDPDSAHNPSPAAANEPLLRDDQPAPSAPPAPKIA; encoded by the coding sequence ATGGCAGCCATAACAACCGCGGTGGTGGCGATAGCGGCGGTCATCCTGGGCTGGATCACCATCGAGATCGCCTGCAAGCCCTGCCTCGAGCAAGGCCGCAACGCCATCGACCGAGCCCTCGACCCCAACTACGACCCCGACTCGGCCCATAACCCCTCTCCTGCCGCCGCCAACGAGCCCCTTCTCCGCGACGACCAACCCGCCCCCTCTGCTCCGCCGGCCCCCAAGATCGCCTGA